A region from the Alnus glutinosa chromosome 5, dhAlnGlut1.1, whole genome shotgun sequence genome encodes:
- the LOC133869619 gene encoding uncharacterized protein LOC133869619 produces the protein MESSLCLRYGPQPTLPLRIPSPVKPTRLTKPHKSFTLSSLPLTNTNNSIYRPPRHGSSLVCAINGFPKPSTNDGCWEIIPPSKGVRHQSENCPNSRDDGKKIVRGSVGASLALACVLGIISCGSTMMSPIAIAIVKNQKSQITTTIYPKGGRVALKSLLDMSVYLSSSQGKPKRYGSFSTSYKSSKKPSTADVETVIKEAAMQQLKLGKGDEAVKVLQKAYKDCNGDPEPEFNVEMALVEVLICLGRYEEASKYNCLNQRVGPSDARVPLYKAIIFTMLDQKEPAKTWWKEYIKAVEGGGIPDPQGLPD, from the exons ATGGAATCTTCACTTTGCCTCCGCTACGGGCCTCAGCCCACTCTCCCCCTACGTATCCCTTCCCCTGTCAAGCCTACAAGGCTAACCAAGCCTCATAAAAGTTTCACTCTTTCATCTCTTCCACTTACAAACACTAACAATTCAATCTACCGCCCGCCTCGGCATGGCTCCAGTCTTGTTTGTGCCATTAATGGGTTCCCAAAACCTTCGACCAATGATGGGTGTTGGGAAATAATCCCACCATCAAAAGGCGTACGTCACCAATCTGAAAACTGTCCCAACAGTAGGGATGATGGGAAGAAAATTGTGAGAGGGAGCGTAGGCGCATCGCTGGCATTGGCTTGTGTTCTGGGTATCATCAGCTGCGGCTCTACGATGATGAGTCCAATAGCCATAGCAATTGTGAAGAATCAGAAATCTCAAATTACGACAACTATTTACCCGAAGGGTGGGAGGGTCGCGCTGAAATCGTTGTTGGATATGAGTGTCTACCTCTCTTCAAGTCAGGGAAAGCCCAAAAGATATGGCTCCTTTTCGACGTCGTATAAGAGTAGTAAAAAGCCTTCAACCGCAGACGTTGAAACTGTAATTAAG GAGGCGGCAATGCAGCAATTGAAACTTGGAAAGGGTGATGAAGCGGTGAAGGTACTGCAAAAGGCCTATAAGGACTGCAATGGGGATCCGGAGCCTGAGTTCAATGTGGAGATGGCACTTGTTGAAGTTCTCATATGCCTG GGAAGATATGAAGAGGCCTCGAAATACAACTGCCTCAATCAGCGAGTTGGTCCTTCAGATGCTCGAGTTCCTCTTTACAAG GCTATTATATTCACTATGTTAGATCAGAAGGAGCCTGCAAAAACATGGTGGAAAGAATACATAAAAGCTGTTGAAGGAGGAGGAATCCCCGATCCACAAGGCCTTCCCGATTAA